The sequence TAGGTCGTGGGTTCGAATCCCACCGGGCCCGCCAGTCCTGCGTTCTATCTCTTCTAACAGCGCTGTGGTTCGTTATTTCATGCCGCAGGAAATTTATGTGCAATCCTATATTGGATTTGCAACATGTTAATTGTAAACTTTATATCTCAGTAGGATCCAAGTGACATTAGGATTATGATTGATGTCTATGTTACGCATCCTTAAGTTAGCGGGGTAGGAACCCGCAGGCACTGAGGAGCTCCCTGCCCTCTATCCGTGGTAAAAACCATGGGCAGTGCGGATTTGTGAAACGGGAAGTCTCGCCCTTCAGGACTGGGTAGTTCACAATTTGACGATTTTATTTCCTGGAGTTAACCCGAGGAATTAGAAGGAAGTGCTTGTTTAGGCTCCGTTTTATTAATGCCCAGTTTATTGGCACTGAATGAATGAGGTATTTGACGAACTAAAAGAAGAACTTAGGAAAGCCCTTTTAGATGTTGGATTTGAGAAGCCCACGGAAATCCAGAGCTTGGTGATTCCCAAGGCTTTGAAGGGCATTGATGTTGCCATGCAGGCTCGAACAGGTAGCGGTAAGACCGCGGCCTACCTACTGCCCATTATGAATTCCATGGTTGGTAAGGTTACGGAATCCTTAGTCATCGTGCCAACCCGCGAATTAGCACTCCAGGTTGCTTCGCAATTTACCTACTTCAATAAGTACCTTGGGTTTAAGCATGCCGTTGTTTATGGCGGTGTGCCTTATGATGGACAAATAAGTTCTGTAAGGGATGCGTCCCTTGTTGTGGCGACTCCCGGCCGATTGCTGGATCTGGTGAGGAAGTCCTACATTGATTTGGGTCGTGTTGATTACTTCGTTATTGATGAGGTGGATAGGATGATGGATATGGGGTTTATAGATGATGTTCGTGTTATATCAAGTCTAGCGCACAATAGAAGACAGACCTATGCTGCCACTGCAACTCTGCCCAGGGAAATCTATGAATTATTGCGTAGTATTATGAGGAACCCTGTCTTTCTAAGGACGGGTAACCACGAGTATGAGTTGCCGCTTGTGGACCAGGTCGTGTACTTGATTAATGGTTTTTGGAGGGAGAAGTATGGTGTCATGACGAAGGAGTTAGCAGGTAAATCCATAGTCTTTGCAAATACTAGGGAGAGAGCATATAGATTACACAGGCAGTTGTCCCGGGATTACTATGCATTGTTGCTTCATGGTGGCATGAAACAATACATGAGGGAGAAGGTGTTGGGGAGGTTTAGGGATGCTGATGGGGATGCCGTCTTGG is a genomic window of Vulcanisaeta souniana JCM 11219 containing:
- a CDS encoding DEAD/DEAH box helicase encodes the protein MNEVFDELKEELRKALLDVGFEKPTEIQSLVIPKALKGIDVAMQARTGSGKTAAYLLPIMNSMVGKVTESLVIVPTRELALQVASQFTYFNKYLGFKHAVVYGGVPYDGQISSVRDASLVVATPGRLLDLVRKSYIDLGRVDYFVIDEVDRMMDMGFIDDVRVISSLAHNRRQTYAATATLPREIYELLRSIMRNPVFLRTGNHEYELPLVDQVVYLINGFWREKYGVMTKELAGKSIVFANTRERAYRLHRQLSRDYYALLLHGGMKQYMREKVLGRFRDADGDAVLVTTDLASRGLDIIDVELIINFDVPSNPETYIHRIGRTARLDRKGRAVTLATKSELQVINAAANLSGSRYKLMVLNE